The Christensenella timonensis DNA segment AATGAGTATTCGGACGCGGATGTACTCATTGTCGGACGCGGCGGCGGCAGCGCGGAAGACCTGGCGGCTTTTAACGACGAAGGGGTCGTGATGGCCGTGTACCGTTCACATATACCGGTCGTGAGCGCAGTCGGGCATGAAACGGATTATTCGCTGTCGGATATGGCGGCTGATTTGAGGGCGCCGACGCCGTCTGCGGCGGCAGAACTGGTAATCCCGCTGGGAGATGAGATCGAAAATAACCTGCTGCTGTTAAAAGAGGATATCCAGCGGCGTTTTTTGGAATTGATCTGCGAAAAGGAGGACCAGGTTGAGGATTTTAAGCGCAGGCTAAATCGGGAAGTGTTGATGGCGCGTGTAAGCGGGATGAACGATAAGCTGCTGAATTATGATGCGCAAATAAAAACCGGAATAAAGCATCTTTATCATCGCTCGCTTTTGCAGTATAATAATTATAAAGCGGCAATTGATAATTTGAGCCCGATGAGCGCTTTTGACCGCGGCTATTCCGTGGCTATGCATGGAGAAAACGAAATCCGCAGCATAAACGACGTATCGGCCGGGGATGAGGTCAGGATACTTTTAAGGGACGGCAGCATACTCGCTGCAGTAAAGGATAAAGAGGTACAGTAATGCCGGAAAAAGATTTGGAAGCCTATATTGAAGAACTGAAAGAAATTTCGGAAAAGATTTCGCAGGAAGACATCAAACTGGCGGAG contains these protein-coding regions:
- the xseA gene encoding exodeoxyribonuclease VII large subunit yields the protein MDELVLSVGELNTYVADRLSGDPFLEEIWVKGEVTDFSMRMSTIYFVLRDEQAAIDCMLFDCEDAQRYAEILAEGQTVLVRGDISIYRKNGKYRLIVRELQMAGMGELYMQFLLLKEKLQEKGVFDEARKRPIPKYPKKIGIVTSAQGAAIQDIKNIAQRRNPAIRLVLYPVRVQGLDAPSEIVRGIEYFNEYSDADVLIVGRGGGSAEDLAAFNDEGVVMAVYRSHIPVVSAVGHETDYSLSDMAADLRAPTPSAAAELVIPLGDEIENNLLLLKEDIQRRFLELICEKEDQVEDFKRRLNREVLMARVSGMNDKLLNYDAQIKTGIKHLYHRSLLQYNNYKAAIDNLSPMSAFDRGYSVAMHGENEIRSINDVSAGDEVRILLRDGSILAAVKDKEVQ